The Ziziphus jujuba cultivar Dongzao chromosome 1, ASM3175591v1 genome segment agaatagtaTTTCATTGTCATTGGCattttaatgtttatattaGAGAGTTCAtgacaataacaaaatttatattggaggcaaataataattatttttttatgtagaaattttttataattaacatGGATACTGAAACTAAGGAAATCATCAACCAATTAGAGATGGATACAACTTaacttttcataaattatatctatttatgACTGAGCAAGGTTGACCACATTTTCAGCGCTTATGATAGCTGTCGTGGGCGAgtgtatatacacacacatatacactaGCAAGTAGAATAGATCAAAGTCATGAAGTACATTTTAATTGGTAAAGGAGGAGATCAGATTTTATTTGAGGGTACGTAGTTAGAAATGCAATGTAAGCGAACCTTATCAAAAGCTTTTTGGGTTGTGCTGATCTTTTTGGTCCATACATCACTATCTCTCGATGATGCAGCGAACCTTATGATTGAGGATATTGaatcccaaatttttttattaatattaataaatatcatcCAAATGTTACCCTGCTTAATTGCTAAAGCTTGCTTAAAGGTATAGATAGTCATACTTGTGGATAAGTCCgtctttaattaataattaagacttagagatttttatatatagagTCTCTAAGTTGTGAAAAGGCTAGCTAGTGGGAAATATCCAATTGACAAAAGATTATACATAAGATTAGAAaacattgattaattaaaaacatgACATAAAAATGTGCATAAAGCCTGTTAATTGACCATTTGCCCCCACATGCCCTTTTTTGTGTATTATTGGGGAAGTAATTTTGTCCTACTactcttttaatttaatttttttttgttttttttttttttttggcttgtgtGGCTATGCCCTCAAGCACCCCTCCCCTATCTATATTCGAATCCCGCTCAACAGGCGAGCTGCCActactcttttaatttttttttttttttgtggggtaaTTTACTCTTTTAATTTGATTGCCACTAactaccatattatatatatatatataaagttttttttttggggtgaaaatagtaccatatatatatatatgactagcGTACGAGTCATTTTGAAGGGGAATGAGTGGCATTTTATGAAATGCTGAGTCAGCCAAAGGACTTCTGTCTACACTGCATTTGACAATTCCATGTCATTTTTGCAGAATCCCCACGTTACTTAAATGTTCATCTCCCCCACATCTCCCACatagagaggagagagaataagagagagagagagagagagagagagagagagagagagagagagagttcaaaAAAGAAAGAGCTAGAGCTAGTGAAAATCTTTCTTTTAGCCTTCACAACTATATTGCATTTCCATCAGATTTTCCGAGGCAGAGACCAACAACACTTTGAGAATCATCACAGAAATGGGTGAAGTAAGTTGTACTCTCTTATACCAacacttttttcttcttattttcgtcttaacattgtattatttttcattaatttggtTTTACTACAAGGACAATATTATATACATTGTATAATATGAGTGTTTCTTTTCGGCTAGCTAGTTTTTAGCAAGTCATTAATAAGAttaatttgtagttgaaataaataaaattaattttgcattATATTTTCTGTGTGTTACCTACCGAAGGAGAACAAAGGGGAAAAGAAAGAGggagaaaagaaagaggaagagaaaaaggatgaaaagaaggaagaagagcCTCCAGAGATTGTACTAAAAGTTGATATGCATTGTGAAGCTTGTGCTAGGAAAGTAGCTAGAGCCTTGAAAGGTTTTGAAGGTCAGTTTCTAAtttcccttcatttttttttttcaaaaattgtcaATTCTCATCTCTCTAatgtatattcaaaataaagtaGTATCAGAAATCAGataattaaaaactatattagcttCCAGAGTAGTACTTCAGAACTTAGtgttataagttttttttttttggctgataaCACTATTAAGTTATTATGTAGATAAACACGTTTTTATAtatgctaaaaaaaattaaactaaatataCTGGCTTAATTAATTAGCCTAGTATAGGGTTTGGTTCAgaagttgaatatatatatatatatatattttttttaatattaataaatttatgtatGGTGGGCAGGAGTGGAGGAGGTAAGCACAGATAGCAAAGCTGGCAAGGTGGTAGTGAAAGGCAAAGCAGCAGACCCCATAAAGGTGTGTGAGAGACTACAAAAGAAAAGCGGCAGAAAAGTGGAGATAATTTCACCTCTACCTAAGCCTCCTGAGGAGCCCAACAAAGAAGATAACAAAGAgcaaaaggaagagaaaaaagaagaggtaaatttttctttttctttaaaaaaaaaaaaaaaactttttcacatgtcaaatttaaatatttaca includes the following:
- the LOC107415980 gene encoding heavy metal-associated isoprenylated plant protein 7-like isoform X2, with amino-acid sequence MGEENKGEKKEGEKKEEEKKDEKKEEEPPEIVLKVDMHCEACARKVARALKGFEGVEEVSTDSKAGKVVVKGKAADPIKVCERLQKKSGRKVEIISPLPKPPEEPNKEDNKEQKEEKKEEPPPVVTVVLRVRMHCEACAQALQKRIRKIQDTSRVKRMKNAAIGVPMENFPTIHFKWALNVFLGKKKNGP